Proteins encoded by one window of Rhodobacteraceae bacterium IMCC1335:
- a CDS encoding ABC transporter permease subunit (The N-terminal region of this protein, as described by TIGR01726, is a three transmembrane segment that identifies a subfamily of ABC transporter permease subunits, which specificities that include histidine, arginine, glutamine, glutamate, L-cystine (sic), the opines (in Agrobacterium) octopine and nopaline, etc.), which yields MKQISGIDTPVKGGMAVLKPFDIRAHSPDGYIFTRWLATLPLWTPLLILAVIGVYPSIVSAQSGFSIDDAFGALWRWMPFLLVSGFLFNVLISFWTLVIGTCAGTALGLGQISTFGPLRAFSWFITQLFRNSPWLVILFIVLLALPFEFTIFGQTIRVPDWMKGVFGLSLPVMANISEVVRGAVQSVPTAQWEAAESLAFSRRQILWQIILPQCFKRMLPPWMNWYAILTMATPLCSLLGIEEIITLSRQAMEAEDNHPELLVPFYGFALLLFFVYCYPIARLTMRLERKYAVKL from the coding sequence ATGAAGCAAATATCTGGAATAGATACGCCGGTAAAAGGCGGTATGGCGGTCCTAAAACCGTTTGATATCAGAGCCCATAGCCCAGACGGCTATATATTCACGCGCTGGCTCGCAACTCTACCCTTATGGACGCCTCTGCTCATACTAGCGGTAATCGGTGTCTATCCCTCTATCGTCTCTGCTCAATCGGGTTTCTCTATTGATGACGCTTTTGGGGCGCTGTGGCGATGGATGCCATTTCTGCTCGTCTCGGGATTTTTGTTCAATGTTTTGATATCATTCTGGACGCTGGTAATAGGAACCTGTGCGGGGACGGCATTGGGGCTAGGGCAGATTTCAACTTTTGGTCCGTTGCGCGCGTTTTCTTGGTTTATAACGCAGCTTTTTCGCAATTCTCCATGGCTGGTGATCTTATTTATTGTGCTGCTGGCGCTACCGTTTGAATTTACAATTTTCGGTCAAACTATCCGTGTGCCCGACTGGATGAAAGGGGTCTTCGGCCTAAGCCTGCCCGTAATGGCCAATATCTCTGAGGTGGTGCGCGGCGCAGTTCAATCTGTTCCGACAGCGCAGTGGGAGGCAGCAGAAAGCTTAGCCTTCAGTCGAAGGCAAATCCTATGGCAGATTATTCTTCCGCAGTGTTTCAAACGCATGCTACCACCCTGGATGAACTGGTATGCGATTTTGACCATGGCAACGCCCTTATGCAGCTTGCTGGGGATTGAAGAGATTATCACACTTAGCCGACAGGCAATGGAAGCAGAAGACAACCACCCAGAACTTCTTGTGCCCTTCTATGGCTTCGCATTATTGCTATTCTTTGTATATTGTTATCCGATTGCACGGCTGACCATGCGGCTAGAGCGTAAATACGCAGTAAAATTGTGA
- a CDS encoding ABC transporter permease subunit (The N-terminal region of this protein, as described by TIGR01726, is a three transmembrane segment that identifies a subfamily of ABC transporter permease subunits, which specificities that include histidine, arginine, glutamine, glutamate, L-cystine (sic), the opines (in Agrobacterium) octopine and nopaline, etc.) gives MEEYFRQLADTAPRWNFIWMYEDRQQGKILSGLWMTIKLSVMCLIFSIFIGVVGAWMQGAPSRLVRAIVQGYIQFFRNTPPMVQLLFFYFALGQFTPVVVGVDGWTVEPIISNVGWAIVSLSMFAGAFNVEIFRAGIEAVPESTVEAAESLGFSRLQIYSYVLLPLAFRVSLPALNNNLVNLVKTTTQAFAIAVPELLYHSVTIWNDYPSAQYPTMLLVFVAYVGLVAILVFGMSRWERSIKIPGYGL, from the coding sequence ATGGAAGAATACTTTCGGCAACTAGCGGATACAGCACCACGTTGGAACTTCATATGGATGTATGAGGATCGCCAGCAGGGAAAAATATTGTCTGGTCTATGGATGACGATCAAGCTGAGCGTCATGTGCCTAATTTTCTCTATTTTTATTGGAGTTGTAGGAGCATGGATGCAGGGGGCGCCATCGCGCCTTGTGCGAGCAATTGTTCAAGGATACATCCAATTTTTTCGCAATACTCCGCCCATGGTCCAACTTTTGTTCTTTTATTTTGCTCTGGGCCAGTTCACCCCTGTTGTTGTAGGAGTGGATGGATGGACAGTAGAGCCGATTATTTCAAATGTTGGCTGGGCAATTGTTTCACTGTCGATGTTTGCAGGAGCCTTTAATGTAGAGATCTTTCGGGCTGGGATTGAGGCAGTGCCCGAAAGTACTGTCGAAGCAGCCGAATCCTTGGGCTTCTCTCGTCTTCAAATCTACAGTTACGTTTTGTTACCGCTTGCCTTCCGCGTTAGTCTGCCAGCGCTTAACAACAATTTAGTCAACTTGGTCAAAACCACGACCCAAGCCTTTGCAATTGCTGTGCCAGAGCTCCTCTATCACTCTGTTACTATCTGGAACGATTATCCATCCGCTCAATATCCGACGATGTTGTTAGTGTTTGTGGCATATGTGGGATTGGTTGCCATACTGGTATTTGGTATGTCTCGATGGGAGCGATCCATAAAGATTCCAGGATACGGCCTATGA
- a CDS encoding transporter substrate-binding domain-containing protein, with protein sequence MNKFFKTAISGLALAAMSVGTVSAQCTNDVWNKVMSSGKIVIGVKADYKPWGFRDDSGNLVGMEIDMAMDVAAKMGVEAELVPVQSSNRMQFLEQGKIDMMIATMSDRADRRKIVGIPGPNYYTSGTNIMSPKALGFTSWEDLRGKKVCGKQGAFYNQITEERYGVEIMAFTGNAEAKQALRDRKCVAWVYDDSSIGSDLSSGNWDEFEMPLASEDDNPWGLGVPLAEASCVFGNFMSGMQYNWHREGTLIALEKKWGIKPTAFLQMQNERNSDWIK encoded by the coding sequence ATGAATAAATTTTTCAAGACCGCTATCAGTGGCCTAGCGCTGGCCGCTATGTCCGTGGGAACTGTCAGTGCTCAGTGCACCAACGATGTTTGGAACAAGGTAATGTCGAGCGGCAAAATCGTAATTGGTGTTAAAGCGGATTACAAACCTTGGGGTTTTCGTGATGATAGCGGAAATCTTGTTGGCATGGAGATTGATATGGCCATGGATGTCGCCGCCAAAATGGGCGTTGAGGCCGAATTGGTTCCCGTACAATCATCTAATCGCATGCAGTTCCTAGAACAGGGCAAAATCGACATGATGATTGCGACCATGTCGGACCGTGCAGATCGCCGCAAGATCGTTGGTATTCCGGGGCCAAACTACTACACCTCTGGTACGAATATTATGTCTCCTAAGGCGCTTGGATTTACCTCTTGGGAAGACCTACGCGGCAAAAAGGTTTGCGGCAAGCAGGGTGCTTTTTATAATCAGATTACGGAAGAGCGTTATGGCGTTGAAATCATGGCATTCACTGGTAATGCTGAAGCAAAGCAAGCTCTAAGAGATCGGAAATGCGTCGCATGGGTTTACGACGACAGCTCTATCGGCTCTGACCTGAGCTCTGGCAACTGGGACGAGTTTGAAATGCCATTGGCGTCAGAAGATGACAACCCTTGGGGTCTTGGCGTGCCGCTTGCTGAAGCCAGCTGTGTTTTTGGTAATTTTATGTCCGGCATGCAATATAACTGGCATCGCGAAGGCACGCTGATAGCATTGGAAAAGAAGTGGGGCATCAAACCCACGGCTTTCCTGCAGATGCAGAACGAGCGTAACAGCGATTGGATTAAATAA
- a CDS encoding SIS domain-containing protein: MDQTFPLSLMDLSAKRLQALSPQLRRAARFILENSGDVATRSQRHVAELSQLPAPTFTRLARAVGLRNYDQLRDLCRKDVLRNKTILADRAKSLISKVNENAEEPSLISGHATTAIRNLQHFVEQTDSNKLTGAARLLADARRVVLIGEMSSRGLMDYASYIANMSLTGWKVLGRAGDGLSSELADLGSKDACLVTAVNPYSARSLTIAKHVVNAKVPVVAITDNALSPLVTLADYSFFVDTRSPQFFPSHVALMVVLEALVDMVIRERGTEAQKHIAAVERQNHILKEYWQEALATNKGESNYE; encoded by the coding sequence TTGGATCAAACATTCCCTTTAAGTTTAATGGATCTTTCAGCCAAACGATTGCAGGCACTGAGCCCGCAGCTACGACGTGCTGCCCGTTTTATTCTTGAAAACTCAGGAGACGTTGCCACCCGCTCACAGCGACACGTTGCGGAACTTTCACAATTACCGGCACCAACTTTTACTCGGTTGGCACGTGCGGTGGGGTTGCGAAATTACGATCAGTTGCGCGACCTGTGCCGTAAGGACGTATTGCGCAATAAAACCATCCTTGCTGACCGGGCAAAATCGCTCATCTCCAAAGTAAATGAAAATGCAGAAGAACCATCTCTTATTAGTGGTCATGCCACGACCGCGATACGTAACTTGCAGCATTTTGTAGAACAGACAGATTCGAATAAGTTAACAGGTGCGGCTCGACTTCTGGCTGATGCAAGGCGTGTCGTTTTGATAGGCGAGATGAGCTCTCGCGGTTTAATGGACTATGCCTCTTACATAGCAAATATGTCGCTGACTGGCTGGAAAGTGCTTGGCCGTGCTGGGGACGGTTTATCTTCGGAGCTGGCTGATCTAGGGTCGAAAGATGCGTGCTTAGTAACAGCGGTAAATCCTTATTCAGCGCGATCTCTTACAATTGCAAAACATGTCGTAAATGCAAAAGTCCCGGTAGTGGCAATCACTGACAATGCCTTATCACCTCTGGTTACTTTGGCCGATTATAGTTTTTTTGTGGACACCAGAAGTCCGCAATTCTTCCCCTCGCATGTAGCGCTTATGGTTGTGTTGGAGGCGCTAGTAGATATGGTTATACGCGAGCGGGGCACTGAGGCGCAAAAACACATTGCTGCGGTAGAACGGCAAAATCACATCTTAAAAGAGTATTGGCAAGAAGCTCTTGCCACCAACAAAGGAGAATCAAACTATGAATAA
- a CDS encoding FAD-dependent oxidoreductase, whose amino-acid sequence MTDSNFPSHASVVVIGGGIMGCSTLYHLGKMGVSDAILLERNKLTSGTTWHSAAQVRALRSSHNLTRMIQYSVQLYSQLEEEAGQNVGWIQKGSLSIATNPNRLIHIKRQEAMAHVYGVNARSISPQEAKERWPLMNAKDVLGAVWSPDDGRVSPSDVCAALVKAAKPLGAKIFEDTGVTGILTENGRVKGVETTNGTVMCDAIALCTGLWSREAGALAGAEVPVLACEHFYLLTKPIDGFFGNTPTLSDHDNRLYIRDDSGGILVGCFEPMGKSIAPGVLDANFEFGLLPEDWDHFEPMMMNALQRLPALETAEVKMLLNGPESFTPDGNFMLGETVETKGLFLGCGMNSVGIASGGGAGMNLAHCILHGHTAYDLSEADAKRLAPVFNNIEHLMRRVPEILGTHYDIAFPGKQLSTARNLRALPLESEYKGAGAHMGQFYGWERPLYFGKTEEPRMTFHRPDWFENVRTEVMAAHERAAIFDCSSFGKIEVRGPEAEAFLLHTCSGFLSRAPGSVIYTAVLNERGTFESDITAQRIAHDHYRLFVGTDAIKRDLAWFQKHSEGFSVSMTDSTEDYAVLGLMGPEAARIVSECGAPELHQLAYFKVGAAHIAGKHVRAARMSYVGEPGWEITMKAENAATIYMALVNAGARPAGLYAQTSMRIEKGFCAMGHELDSDVSPVDTGLDFATREEGGFIGAEALAVRRKIKGRSSLISLKFHDEKAVPLGHEPIYYDGDIIGQTSSCAFGYRIGKPVALGKVHNRPSSGTAVKVDIARQLFDATLFTCALFDAKAQRMKS is encoded by the coding sequence ATGACAGATAGCAACTTCCCATCCCATGCATCGGTCGTTGTCATTGGCGGCGGCATCATGGGGTGCTCTACTCTCTATCACCTTGGGAAAATGGGAGTTTCAGATGCAATTTTGTTGGAGCGAAATAAGCTAACCAGCGGCACAACGTGGCACTCAGCGGCGCAAGTTCGGGCTCTACGGAGTTCACATAATCTGACCAGAATGATCCAATATTCAGTACAACTTTATTCCCAACTTGAGGAAGAAGCTGGGCAGAATGTGGGTTGGATTCAAAAAGGTTCTCTGTCGATTGCGACTAATCCCAACCGCTTGATTCATATAAAGCGTCAGGAAGCAATGGCGCATGTCTACGGCGTTAACGCAAGATCTATATCGCCTCAAGAAGCAAAAGAGCGCTGGCCACTAATGAATGCAAAAGATGTGCTGGGTGCGGTCTGGTCACCAGATGACGGACGGGTTTCACCGTCAGATGTCTGCGCGGCGCTCGTCAAAGCGGCTAAGCCGTTAGGCGCGAAGATCTTCGAAGACACTGGCGTCACGGGAATTCTTACTGAAAACGGCCGCGTCAAAGGCGTCGAAACCACAAACGGCACTGTGATGTGCGACGCTATCGCACTGTGTACTGGCCTTTGGTCTCGCGAAGCGGGCGCATTGGCAGGAGCAGAAGTGCCAGTGTTAGCCTGTGAGCACTTCTACCTCTTGACCAAGCCAATCGACGGCTTCTTCGGCAACACACCGACTCTATCTGACCATGACAACCGCCTCTATATTCGCGACGATTCTGGCGGAATTTTAGTGGGATGTTTTGAGCCAATGGGAAAATCCATAGCACCCGGAGTGCTGGATGCGAATTTTGAATTTGGCCTACTGCCTGAAGACTGGGACCATTTTGAACCGATGATGATGAATGCATTGCAACGTTTGCCAGCTTTGGAGACTGCCGAAGTCAAAATGTTGCTGAATGGGCCGGAAAGCTTCACGCCCGATGGCAACTTTATGCTTGGCGAAACCGTTGAAACCAAAGGGCTATTCCTTGGTTGCGGCATGAATTCGGTCGGAATCGCATCGGGTGGTGGTGCGGGTATGAACTTAGCCCATTGCATCTTGCATGGGCATACCGCTTATGATCTTTCAGAAGCAGATGCTAAAAGATTGGCGCCAGTCTTCAACAACATCGAACATTTGATGAGGCGGGTGCCCGAAATCCTTGGAACACATTACGATATCGCATTCCCAGGTAAACAGCTCTCGACTGCCCGAAATCTCCGCGCCCTACCGCTGGAAAGCGAATACAAGGGGGCAGGAGCGCATATGGGACAATTTTATGGTTGGGAACGGCCTTTGTACTTTGGCAAAACCGAAGAACCGCGAATGACATTTCACCGCCCTGATTGGTTTGAAAATGTTCGTACTGAAGTTATGGCCGCACATGAGAGAGCTGCAATTTTTGATTGTTCATCTTTCGGAAAGATTGAGGTGCGCGGACCAGAAGCCGAAGCGTTTCTTTTACACACTTGTTCTGGGTTTCTCAGTCGTGCACCTGGGTCTGTGATTTACACTGCAGTTCTCAATGAACGCGGTACTTTTGAGAGCGACATCACTGCTCAGCGAATTGCACATGACCATTATCGGTTGTTTGTTGGCACCGACGCCATCAAACGTGATCTTGCGTGGTTTCAAAAACATTCCGAGGGATTTTCAGTTAGCATGACTGATAGTACCGAAGACTATGCCGTCTTAGGACTCATGGGACCTGAAGCAGCCAGAATTGTCTCTGAGTGTGGAGCGCCGGAACTTCACCAACTTGCCTACTTTAAGGTAGGTGCTGCACATATAGCAGGAAAACATGTGCGTGCTGCGCGAATGTCTTATGTTGGCGAACCAGGGTGGGAAATCACAATGAAAGCCGAAAACGCAGCTACGATCTATATGGCTCTTGTAAATGCAGGTGCAAGGCCGGCTGGTTTATATGCTCAGACTTCTATGCGGATCGAAAAAGGGTTTTGCGCTATGGGCCATGAACTGGACAGTGATGTTTCGCCTGTCGATACCGGGCTTGATTTTGCGACTCGTGAGGAAGGCGGCTTTATCGGAGCAGAAGCGCTTGCAGTGCGTCGAAAAATTAAAGGGAGATCGTCTTTGATTTCTCTCAAGTTTCACGATGAAAAAGCTGTACCCTTAGGCCATGAACCAATCTATTACGATGGCGATATCATTGGTCAAACCAGTTCTTGCGCCTTCGGGTATCGCATCGGCAAACCCGTCGCTTTGGGCAAGGTCCACAACAGACCGTCTTCTGGAACCGCCGTAAAAGTAGATATCGCACGGCAACTGTTTGACGCGACATTGTTCACCTGCGCACTCTTCGATGCTAAAGCCCAGCGAATGAAAAGTTAA
- a CDS encoding EamA family transporter: protein MSGASQARGRMRLTDPLRRPSRSVMCWIEDALPSRSSLAHRLASATSAIRYKTLAMGAIVIGHVPIAIIILPFATIPDSKSIPYLLTGIVLHFGYQLFLLKSYEHGDLTKVYPIARGTAPLLVGLFSLSVLGVELSNAKIFSIIIIGVAVISLAFGQKSDGQKRHSASIFALITGLFIASYSLIDGLGARLAGSSLGFFCLLAIGNGFLMVAYLAWKSPKTLNNLPHHGLSHLLIGGTGSFTAYALVIWAFTKAPIALVTALRETSIVFAFFMGVFFLKEPASLLKLIASIAILIGVVLLHSSK, encoded by the coding sequence ATGTCTGGCGCCAGCCAGGCCAGAGGAAGAATGCGACTGACCGATCCGCTACGCAGGCCTTCCCGTTCAGTGATGTGCTGGATCGAAGACGCTCTCCCTTCAAGGAGTTCACTTGCCCACCGTCTTGCGTCTGCAACCAGTGCAATAAGGTATAAGACGCTTGCTATGGGGGCAATAGTCATCGGGCATGTTCCCATAGCTATTATTATTCTGCCTTTTGCAACCATACCTGACAGCAAAAGCATTCCATATTTGTTAACAGGCATTGTATTGCATTTTGGGTATCAGCTTTTCTTATTAAAATCCTACGAACACGGCGATCTTACAAAAGTTTACCCTATTGCACGCGGAACTGCGCCACTATTGGTCGGGCTTTTTTCTTTGAGCGTTCTAGGAGTTGAGCTTTCGAATGCCAAAATCTTCTCAATAATAATTATAGGTGTTGCAGTAATAAGCTTGGCTTTTGGTCAAAAATCTGATGGTCAAAAACGCCATAGTGCATCGATATTCGCCCTAATTACGGGTCTCTTTATCGCCTCTTATTCCCTGATAGATGGCCTTGGTGCCCGTCTCGCCGGTTCATCACTTGGATTTTTTTGTCTTTTGGCCATAGGGAATGGCTTCTTAATGGTAGCCTATCTCGCTTGGAAATCTCCCAAAACACTCAATAACCTGCCCCATCATGGACTGTCACATTTACTAATTGGGGGAACCGGATCATTTACAGCTTACGCGCTGGTAATTTGGGCCTTCACAAAAGCCCCAATTGCTTTAGTGACAGCTTTAAGAGAGACTAGCATTGTCTTTGCTTTTTTCATGGGCGTTTTCTTTTTAAAAGAACCCGCTAGTCTCCTCAAATTGATTGCTTCTATTGCCATCTTGATAGGTGTTGTGCTGCTACATAGTTCAAAATAA
- a CDS encoding IS630 family transposase: MTFSRQTSGEEKLLVLKLVGSAKTSKRAALKRIGIPRSTYYRWVNTLRKTGTLQSCVRKSDYCCITKRDDIKKMVFQVMHAPPSDFGFNRTTWKLDELQEAIAKSGIQVGRHSIRRIVKDAGYRWLKAREVLTSNDPEYRQKLSDIKKILGNLQEREGFFSIDEYGPFSVKKRRGKKLIPPGETFTVPQFQKSKGVLIMTAALELSTNQVTHFYSKKKNTDEMIKLLDILKAEYRHLDRIFLSWDAASWHVSKKLLEHIELGNSCVGTPSGPKVELAPLPAGAQFLNVIEAVFSGMSRAVIHNSNYASVEEAKAAIDRYFLERNENFKRHPKRAGNKIWGKEPAVTSFSESNNCKDSRYR; the protein is encoded by the coding sequence ATGACATTTTCAAGACAAACTTCTGGAGAAGAAAAATTATTGGTTCTTAAACTTGTGGGCTCGGCAAAAACTTCCAAACGGGCAGCCCTTAAACGTATCGGTATTCCCCGGTCAACTTATTATAGGTGGGTTAATACGCTACGAAAGACAGGGACACTTCAGTCCTGTGTTAGAAAGTCAGATTATTGCTGCATTACCAAGCGTGACGATATTAAAAAGATGGTTTTTCAAGTAATGCATGCTCCCCCGTCAGATTTTGGTTTTAATCGAACCACATGGAAATTAGATGAGCTTCAGGAAGCAATTGCAAAATCGGGTATTCAGGTTGGAAGGCATTCAATACGGCGGATAGTAAAGGATGCAGGTTATCGATGGTTGAAGGCGCGAGAAGTCTTGACCAGTAACGATCCTGAATATCGGCAAAAACTTTCAGACATAAAAAAAATCCTAGGAAATTTGCAAGAGCGAGAGGGCTTCTTTTCAATTGACGAATACGGACCGTTCTCAGTGAAAAAACGGCGTGGAAAGAAGCTTATTCCACCAGGGGAAACCTTTACAGTACCACAATTTCAAAAATCGAAAGGTGTACTGATAATGACGGCGGCTTTGGAACTTTCGACAAACCAAGTTACCCACTTTTATTCTAAGAAAAAGAACACTGACGAGATGATTAAGTTGCTTGATATCCTCAAAGCGGAATATCGACACCTTGATCGAATTTTTCTGTCTTGGGATGCAGCTTCATGGCACGTTTCTAAAAAACTTCTCGAGCACATTGAGCTAGGAAATTCCTGTGTTGGAACCCCATCTGGACCAAAAGTGGAACTAGCCCCACTACCCGCGGGCGCACAGTTCCTAAATGTAATCGAGGCAGTTTTCAGTGGAATGTCACGCGCTGTTATTCATAACAGTAATTATGCAAGCGTAGAGGAGGCAAAAGCAGCAATTGACCGCTACTTTTTGGAAAGAAATGAAAATTTTAAAAGACACCCCAAAAGAGCTGGAAACAAAATTTGGGGCAAAGAACCAGCCGTCACGAGTTTTTCTGAAAGCAACAATTGTAAAGATTCACGGTATCGTTAA
- the nusB gene encoding transcription antitermination factor NusB has product MTNSDTAFTISGNQKRKMKSASRLYAMQALFQMESSGQTTETICTEFLNHRFGADHEGDLLVDGDVDLFKNIITKAVNLQAPIDQLTDQALVAKWPLGRLDPALRALFRAAGAELLDGGAPPKVIISEYMEVASAFYPEGKEAKFVNAVLDHMARSTKPEAFP; this is encoded by the coding sequence ATGACAAATTCCGACACCGCTTTTACGATAAGTGGAAATCAAAAGCGTAAGATGAAAAGTGCAAGCCGGCTTTATGCGATGCAAGCGCTGTTTCAGATGGAAAGCTCTGGTCAAACCACCGAAACCATCTGCACCGAATTTCTTAACCATCGCTTTGGCGCTGACCATGAGGGCGATCTGCTCGTAGATGGCGATGTTGACCTGTTTAAAAATATAATAACTAAGGCCGTAAACCTGCAGGCGCCTATCGACCAATTGACCGATCAGGCCCTCGTTGCAAAATGGCCATTAGGGCGGTTAGACCCAGCCTTGCGCGCGCTGTTTCGGGCTGCCGGAGCCGAGCTTTTAGACGGTGGGGCTCCTCCGAAGGTGATCATATCCGAATATATGGAAGTTGCATCAGCTTTTTACCCAGAAGGAAAAGAAGCAAAATTTGTAAATGCCGTTTTAGATCATATGGCGCGCAGCACCAAGCCAGAGGCCTTTCCCTAA
- a CDS encoding 6,7-dimethyl-8-ribityllumazine synthase produces the protein MAQSEQHYTLAQPSFEQPVKLLIVVAPYYKDIADNLLQGAAQQITDVGGTFDVAEVPGALEIPTAIGIAERLQEFDGYVALGCVIRGETTHYETVCNDSSRAITLLGLQGLCIGNGILTVENRPQAEMRADPKAQNKGGGAAAAALHLIAHSRAWSGGQKKIGFAPGPLDPKTGLL, from the coding sequence ATGGCGCAGTCAGAACAACATTACACGCTAGCCCAGCCAAGCTTTGAACAACCGGTCAAACTTTTGATCGTGGTGGCGCCTTATTACAAAGATATTGCCGATAATCTTTTGCAAGGGGCCGCGCAGCAAATTACGGATGTGGGTGGCACGTTCGACGTGGCCGAAGTCCCTGGGGCTTTGGAAATTCCAACCGCGATCGGCATCGCCGAGCGCTTGCAGGAATTCGATGGCTACGTCGCGCTGGGTTGCGTTATTCGCGGTGAGACCACGCATTATGAAACCGTATGCAATGACAGTTCGCGCGCCATTACGCTTCTGGGTCTGCAAGGGCTTTGCATTGGCAATGGTATTTTAACGGTTGAAAACCGCCCCCAAGCCGAGATGCGCGCAGATCCGAAGGCGCAAAATAAAGGCGGAGGCGCTGCCGCCGCAGCTTTGCATCTGATCGCGCATAGCCGCGCTTGGTCGGGTGGACAAAAGAAAATCGGGTTTGCCCCCGGCCCCTTAGACCCCAAGACAGGCCTATTATGA
- the ribB gene encoding 3,4-dihydroxy-2-butanone-4-phosphate synthase, with product MNYETAGEVENAYSDMISSIEEIIEDARNGKMFVLVDHEDRENEGDLVIPGQMATPDAINFMAQHGRGLVCLCLTSERIDQLGLQLMSTHNSSRHETAFTVSIEAREGVTTGISAQDRARTVSVAIDASKSAADIATPGHVFPLRARTGGVLVRAGHTEAAVDISRLAGLNPSGVICEIMNEDGTMSRLPDLVGFAQRHGLKIGTISDLIAYRRRHDNLVRVQSEKEIISEFGGSWLMRSYVDETHGDEHIALCKGDLSGPEPVLVRMHALDPMLDIIGTGPNGRAAEFGDAMKLVAREGRGVVVLLRDTAMKLESSEDSSPKKLRQYGLGAQILSSLGLSKLELLTNSPIPKVVGLDAYGLEIVSTRKISVLG from the coding sequence ATGAATTATGAAACTGCGGGCGAGGTTGAGAACGCCTATAGCGACATGATCTCTTCGATCGAGGAGATCATCGAAGACGCCCGAAACGGCAAGATGTTTGTTCTTGTTGACCATGAAGATCGTGAGAATGAAGGCGACCTGGTGATACCTGGCCAAATGGCCACACCAGATGCGATCAATTTCATGGCGCAGCATGGGCGTGGGTTGGTTTGCCTGTGTCTAACCTCTGAGCGGATTGACCAGCTTGGGCTACAACTTATGAGTACGCATAATTCATCGCGCCACGAAACTGCATTCACGGTCTCAATCGAGGCGCGCGAAGGGGTGACAACAGGCATATCCGCGCAGGATCGGGCCCGCACCGTTTCCGTGGCGATCGACGCGTCAAAATCTGCAGCAGATATCGCAACGCCCGGCCATGTTTTTCCCTTGCGCGCACGCACGGGCGGTGTGTTGGTGCGCGCCGGTCATACCGAAGCCGCCGTTGATATCAGCCGTTTGGCCGGCTTGAATCCTTCAGGTGTGATTTGTGAGATCATGAATGAGGATGGCACCATGTCGCGCCTGCCCGATTTAGTCGGGTTCGCGCAGCGTCATGGACTGAAAATTGGTACGATCAGCGATTTGATCGCCTATCGCCGGCGGCATGACAACTTGGTACGAGTTCAAAGCGAGAAAGAAATCATATCGGAATTTGGCGGCAGTTGGTTGATGCGCAGTTACGTAGATGAAACCCACGGGGATGAGCATATCGCGCTTTGCAAAGGCGATCTTTCGGGACCCGAGCCTGTATTGGTGCGGATGCACGCATTGGACCCTATGCTCGACATTATTGGCACTGGACCCAATGGGCGCGCCGCTGAATTTGGCGATGCCATGAAATTGGTCGCGCGCGAGGGACGCGGTGTTGTGGTTTTATTGCGCGACACGGCGATGAAATTAGAAAGCAGCGAAGACAGCTCGCCCAAGAAATTACGCCAATACGGGCTTGGAGCGCAGATATTATCTTCGCTCGGCCTGTCCAAGCTAGAACTTCTGACCAACTCTCCGATTCCGAAAGTTGTGGGTTTAGACGCCTATGGGCTAGAAATTGTATCAACGCGCAAAATATCGGTGTTGGGGTAA